Proteins co-encoded in one Novosphingobium sp. PP1Y genomic window:
- a CDS encoding entericidin A/B family lipoprotein — translation MIRKLVLTLLAGTVVLGAAACNTVRGVGQDLESAANTVDKAT, via the coding sequence ATGATCAGGAAGCTCGTACTTACCCTTCTGGCTGGCACTGTCGTCCTTGGTGCAGCGGCCTGCAACACGGTTCGCGGTGTGGGCCAGGATCTGGAATCGGCCGCAAATACGGTCGACAAGGCAACTTAA